The genomic DNA GTAGGGAATGAAAGCACGGGAATGGTGGTGACTGCCGCCTTGCCTGTGACCGGCCCGGAAATCATTCTTTTGGCCATTGGCGCCTTGCTGGGAGGAGGACTCTTGGGAAAGAAAAAAAAGAAATAAGCGAGTTCATTTTATTTTAACATTTTGTTCATGACACCCCTGCTACACTGCGGGGGTGTTTTGTAAAAAAAATATCATTTATGGCGGTTTGATTTTCATAATTCTTATTGCGATCTATTTTTATAAAACACCGCGATCCGACACGCTGTATCTTGATTTTTTGGCTATTGGCCAAGGGGATTCCATCTTGATCACGATTCCGGGGCCGTATCGCATTCTCGTGGATGGTGGGCCGGACCAAAACGTACTTTCCGAACTCGGTGAGGTTATGCCGTTTATGGATCGAACCATTGATCTCGTCATTCTTACCCACCCGCATGCGGATCATGTCGATGGGTTGGTTCAGGTGTTGCGACGATACCGAGTGCGAGCCGTGCTCATGACCGGGATGACGTACAACGATTCCTCGTATGAGGCTTTTCTAAATGAAATTCAAGATCAAAATATTCCGTTTTTCATCGCTTCCGCTTCTCAAGATTTTGAGTTCGGCCATGCAACCTTCGATCTTCTCTTCCCTTACACTTCTCTGGCCGGGACTTCGATGGAAAACATCAATAATTCCTCAATTGTTTTTCGGTTGGAGGCGTGTGGACATTCCGCACTTTTCCAGGGTGATGCCGAACTGGAAGTCGAAAAATCACTTTTATCTCATGGGATTGATATATCGGCCGAACTGATAAAAGCCGGCCATCACGGGAGCCGAACCGCCTCAAGTCTTGATTTCTTGGAAGCCGTGGACCCGGATTTGATGGTGATCCAATTTGGGGAAGAAAATTCATTTGGACATCCGCATTCCGAGACGCTTGAAACGTTGGAAGCGTTGGATATTGCAATGCAAAGCACGGAAAAAGAACGAGTCCGAGTTGAATGGAAATGCCCCTAAATTTTCTCTTTATTCCCTCTCGATTTTTGCCCCCAAACTTCTCAAGCACTCGTCCAATTTTTCATACCCACGATCGATGTAGTCGATGTCATGAATATGAGTAGTCCCTTGAGCGGCCAACGCAGCAAGCACCATGGCGGCCCCGGCGCGAATGTCGCAACTTTTGATCGAGGCGCCTTGCAATTGAGTTGGCCCGTAAATCGTGGCTTGTTGCGGGTTGTGGAGGTCAACTTTTGCTCCCATTTTTTCGAGCTCGGATAAATAATTGAGCCGGCCTTCAAATAAGGTTTCAAAAATACGACTTTTTCCCTTAGCCTGCGTGAGCAAAATGGAAAATGGCGCTTGCAAATCCGTGGCAAACCCCGGGAAAACCGCGGTTTTTAATTGCTCGACCGGTTTAAAGTATTCTCCTTTTGGCAAGGGCTTCAATGTCACGCAATCCCCTTTGATTTCAAATCGCGCGCCCACTTCCTCCAGTTTCTGCCAAAAACTATCCAGATGTCCGGGAACAATCCCCTGCAAAGTCACCTCTCCCCGCGTCAAAAGCGCAGCCAAAGCCAAGGTCCCGGCCTCGAGATAATCACTGGTTACCGTGTATTCCGCGCCGTGTAATTTTTCAACCCCGTGAATCACCAAAGTATGTGTCCCCATCCCTTCAATTTTCGCCCCCATTTTCACCAAAAATTGGCATAAATCCTGGACGTGCGGTTCCATGGCGGCCCAATGAATCGTGGTTTTTCCTTCCGCCAATACGGCGACCATCACTGCATTTTCCGTTGCCGTCACACTGGCTTCAGACATCAAAACGTGGGTACCCTTGAGTTTTTTTCGTCGCGCTTGCACGGCAAATTCTTTTTCAATGATCTCGGCCCCCAATTTGGTGAACGCGTGCGTGTGCGCATGAATCGACCGCTTGCCCAACACACAGCCTCCCGGAAAAGCCAGTTCAATTTCACCATGACGCGCCAATAGGGGCCCCATGAGCAAAATCGAAGCGCGCATGTGCTTCACCAATTCAGGCGAAGCCGTAGTATTTTTAATTTTTTCCGTTCGAACATGGACCGTTCCTTGTTCAAAGCTCACTTCCCCTCCAACCCCTTTTAAAATATCGATGAACGCATGCACATCTGAAATATCGGGCACATTATGAAGCACGCACGACTCATCGGTCAGCAACGTGGCGGCCAAAATCGGCAAACTCGCATTTTTAGACCCATGGATGTGAAGGGATCCTTGCAACGGGATTCCTCCTTGGATAATAAATTGGGGCATAATTGGATTATACTTGATCTCAAGAATAAAAAAAGTTATGCTTGGCCACGCCTTTAAATTAAGGTTTTTTAGCTCCTTAATCCTTTTCTTCATGAAACGTTCCACTTTTCTTCTCGGGCTTTCCATCGTAGCATTCGCCCTCCTGTTGAGTGGTTGTTTTGGTGGAGAACAAGGCCCCACTCTTTTTGATGAAAACAATCCAATCGAAGGGGACGAATCCGCGGTTCCCGTTGTTGACACCACGGAATTCGGTTATAAAGCCGAAGGGACTCAATGCGTCAAGCAAATTCATGGAGGATGCGTCCCTTACGAAGGATTTAATTTCTATAAAGGCAGTCTTCTCGGGCTTCATTTTTTATATCCAACGAATTGGGCGGCCACGGAATCGGATGATTTACACATCAAGTATCTTCCCGCCGAACGGACCGGAGACAGCGATCCCACCATGCTCGTGATGTGGCGCGCTTACGGATTGGATGAATCATATAAGGCGGTGAATGTCACTCTCGCGGAAGAAGGAGTTGGAAAAATCGGGGATTATGATGTTAAATTCGAAATTTATGAAGGCACATGGAATGAAACTCCGGTCAAATCCGAATGGATTTATCTCACCATGGACAAAGATAACCCGGCTGCGAATTTCGTGTTTTTCTTAATGACCGAACCTGAAAACTTCATCATCGACCAAGAAGTGATCCAGGCGGCGGCGAGTTCGATTTTGATGGAGTAAAGAAAATGCAAAATTCGGGAATACGAAAAAATCGTTTAACGATTTTTTCTGGTGGGCAGGGAGGGATTCGAACCCCCGAAGGCAGAGCCAGCGGATTTACAGTCCGCCCCAGTTGGCCGCTTTGGTACCTGCCCGTGATTTTAAATACCGATAGTGGTGTTCTACATTAGAACGCCCAATTTCGCAAAAATATTTATCCTATTCCTTCTGGAGCCGACACTCGGATTCGAACCGAGGACCCATAGTTTACAAAACTATTGCTCTACCCCTGAGCTATGTCGGCAAAGAGCGACAGAATAAAATCATATTTACCTGGGAGTTTCAAGCAAAGATTGCATTTTCCCCTCCAAAACGCTACGAATAAGCCATGGCACTTAAGGATTTTCCCGGAGTTAAACAACAGATCCCCCTTAAACTTTATTCCACGTTTCGTGTGGGAGGACCTGCGGATTATTTTTATTCAGCGCGAGATGTTGAGAGTTTCTTGAAAATTTCGTCAGAAGCGAAAAGTGAAAACTGTCGTATTTTTGTCTTGGGAAACGGGAGTAATGTTCTTTTTTTGGATGAAGGATTCCGTGGATTGGTGATAAAAATGGAAATGACGGGCCTTGAAATAAAAGAGGACCGACTCATCGCTGAGGCGGGAGCCACATGGCCTTCCATCCTTAAAGTGGCTGAAAAAGCAGGGTTATCCGGACTCGAAGAAATGAGTGGCCTCCCCGGGACTCTGGGAGGTGCGGTTTGCGGTAATGCGGGTTGCTTTGGGAAAGAAATGGCCCAACTTGTAGAAAGTGCCCTTTTGTACGATCCCCTTTCCGGAAAAACCAAAGAAGTTGATCAAAATTATTTTAATTTTCGTTATCGCTGGAGCCGACTCAAAGAAACGCATGAAATTGTTTTACGCGTCACCCTAAAGCTTAAAAATCGAAGTCATGAAGGAAAAAAATCCGACATTTCGCTTGATAATGCGGGGAAACAGACACTCACTTCGTTCGCGTCTGAACGCGCCAAGAAACAACCTCCGGGCTTCAGTTCCGGTTCTTTTTTCAAAAATCCTTCCCCTGAAAAGCCGGCTGGACTGCTCATTGACCAATGCGGGCTCAAGGGATTTCGCGTCGGTGGCGCCCAAATTTCACCCAAGCACGCTAACTTTTTTATCAACACCGGGATGGCTTCGGCACAAGACCTCCTTTCCCTTCGTGATCAGGTTAAAAAATCGGTATTTGACCGTTTCCAAATCGCACTGGAAGAGGAGGTTATTATCGTTAAAAACAACCCATAACTTGCCCGGGAGTCAACCCGTCCTCCCGCATTCGAGTTGTATAGAGAACTTTTTTATAGTATAATTATATAAACCTCTCGATTATTATTTATTCATTATTTAATTTTTAACAATCCACTGTATGGTTTCCTCCCTCACAAAGACCACGGTGAAGCAAGGTGCCATTGTCCTCGGACTCATGGCTTTCGGCCTTATTGCGCTTCACTTGTTCTCAGTTGACATCGCCCATGCTCAGCTCATCTCAACCGAAGATGTGCCCCAAAACGTTGCCGATGCCACAAATGGCGAAGGCAGCTTCCGCACCCTGGCTCGCACCATGGTTAACTTCTTCCTTTATTTCCTCGGATTCTTGGCCACCCTCATGATCATCTATGGAGGTGTTCTCTATGTCACATCCGCCGGCAATGATGAAGGAGTTGGCAAAGCCAAAAAAATCTTGATCTACGCGGTGGTTGGAATCGTCGTCATTCTTCTCTCTTACGCCATCGTAAATACCGTGATCGGCGCCGGAGTCGGAGATCAGGCTTCCACCTAAACGTCGGATTTAAAAAAACAGTGGATTTTGATTGTCAAAATCAAGACCTCATTTCGCTCTGGCGAAATGGGGTCTTTTGAATCATTTTTAAGCGAAAGGGGCACCTAATTTGCGACGGTTCGAGCGCCCCCACCTTTTCTTTGAGTTTAAAATAGTCTTTTAAAGTTTCCGGAGCCTCGATGCGGTCATTTTTCACAACCACGGATTTTTCCGTGATTTCCAAGATTTCACTCCGATGAATGATACGTTTTTCACTGGTTAAAAAAAGGAATTTCTTAGTCACATACAATTGCGCAAGGGTTAGGGTTTCCATTTCCATCACAAAATCGTCAATTCGACCCAAATATTCCCCATCTTTAGTGACCACAGGCTTGTGAATAAGCCATCGTTTTTTCTCCGAAATTTCCATCACTCGGACCAATTCCCCTTCTTCCAACAAGGCATCGCCGGAAGAAATTTCCCAATATTCTCCGTTAAACGGCGCCACATCCAAGGCCGCGATCCATTGCCCTCCCACAGTGATGAGCGCCACAAGATTGCCCCTCTCGGGGTCTAAAATAAGTTGCGTAATAATTCCGCCTTTTTGTTCTTCATCAAGGAGGTAAAAGGGAAGTCCGATGAGTTGGGAATACAATTTCAGCATGGTTTTAGGGTAAACAAATGCGCCACAGAGTGCAATATGAGCCTTTTGGCTAAACGTTGGAGGGCGGTATAATGGGCTCATGCAAAAATCATCCTTTCCGTCCCTGCCTTTAAAATTTCGCTTGGCTACGGGGTTGTTGTTTATTTCTATGATCATCCCCGGTTGTGGCCATCCATCGAATACCATTTCTATCGTCAGTCAAAACACTGAATTTATATGTAGCTTTTGGGACGAGGAATGTAGAACGCACTATCAAGAAATCGAAAAGAATCCGGTGGTGCTATCCGGGGATAACGATATTGTTTCGATTACGGTTACGCAAAATACTTGCACTGATTTGGAAGTGGATTCCATAAAAAAGAAGGAAGATCTTATAATGATTTATTTGGTTGAAGAGGGTATGGCTTGTACAGGGGGGAGTGATTTAACGACAATGACATTGGACTTGAGTGAGCCTATTTCCCTGAATCATTTGACGGTTTACAAAGAACCCGAGAATGATAATGAATTTGAACAGGTTTTTCCTTTTGTTGAATAAATTTCCGGGTGTTGTTTTTCTCCTCAAAAAGGCGTATAATTATAAGATTTTTTAAGGATTATTTTTTGTATGGCCTCCCTCCTCCAAATCGCGATCCAAAATTCCAAAGTTTTGACCGATAAAATGCGTCAAAAATTATTGGCTTCCGAGCCTCAATTGAGTGAGGCGCAAATTCAACAAATTTTAGCGGTTCTTAAGGAGGAAGAAGGCAATTATGAAAAAATTATGCAAGAAGATGCGGCAAAAAAAACCGCCCTTGCAAACGATTACAACCTAAAAATTCGTGACTTCAATGCGCATACGATCCCGGCGGCCATGCGTTCCATTGAATCCAAAGATAAGGCCGACGAAGAAGAATCTCTCTCCGGTTTGCTTTCCGAACTTGATAAAACCTAAGCCATGTTGTTGCGATGTCTATTCAATCAGTGGGAAGGGTGGAGAATCGCGGAAGCGAGGAGGGTTTTTGGTGAAACAGAGAAGGCACCCCCTCCTCCAGAAGCGGGAGAAACATCGGCGCCCCTTAAAGAAACTCCTCTTACCCCTGAAGAAGCCGCAAAAGAACTCAAACAAGTGGAAGGTAAGCTTCAAGCGCTTAAACTTGCCATCACCACGCTTGAAAAAAATTTAAGCAGTGTGGATCCTCAAAAAGCTACGCCTCAAGGAACCGAATTCCAAGAACTGCACAACCAAGCGCAAAGAATGCATGATGGTTTTTCAAAAGCGCTTGAGGCAGTCTCAACGGACCCCCTTTTAAAAACCGAAGCGCTTCAAGCCAATGTGGACCAACGCTTGGATCGTATTTTGCAAAAAACAGCATCAACTATCCCCGATTCAACACTCTTGAAGGCAGTGACTGCCTCTACGGTTTCCGCGACAATAACTTCAACTTTAGCCCCTGGCGCCCCCCTCCTTGCTCCCTCTCTCAAAAAAGTCACCTCTACCCCTCCCGATTCCATTGAGACAAAAATGAAAGCCCTCGAAATCCGCAAAAATGAGACATTAGAAAAAATGGGGGGTAAAAATTTCGACCTTTTCTCAGCATATCAATCCCTCCCGACTTTTCTTAAACAACGCATTGATCGCAGTGATGTTTCTCGGAAACAAAACGCAGACCCTTTAATGAAACTACGCGCCCTTGAATCTGTTGTGAATGCCTTGGAAGAATACCAACGATTGACCGATTCCACTCAAGGCATCCGGTATGGAGCGACTGAAGGAGCCTATGGTCCCAATCTTTTTGACGATCATTTTTCGAAAGCCGGGACCGTTCTTCATAATGCTTTTTTTGATACTGCGGGCGGGATGGGAGGAAAAGGCTCGTATGTTGAACTTGTGGGAGCAAGGCTTGGCATTAATCCCGATCCTAATGACCTACAAGAAAAAAAACTAAACGCTCATTTTGCACTTAAGGTGAAGGGGCTCCCGGATAGCGAAGCGGTTACGACCGCCTCTTCTTTCTCCGAAGATTCCATTTCCATTTCACTTAAAGGAAAAACCATCGAGGAAGCGGTGGCGGATGCCATGCGCGAATTCGTTGAAAGAAAAGACGTTCAAAAAACCCTCAAAAAACAATTTCGCCAACATGAAGAAACGCTTGGACTGAAAAGAGATGCTGTTGCACGCCAAGATGCACATATCGATAAAGTTGCCGCAAGACAAGATCGTAAAGAGGAACGAAAAGATGATCGCAGACTTGATGACCCCCAACATCCGTCGAGCCACCCCGATTATAAGGGTGAATCCCGTGAGGATCTCGTCAATCGCATCCGCGAGGATCACGGCAATCCCGAGGATTACATTATTCGATGGGAAGAAAAAGGTGGCAAAAATGGACACTGGATCGCTAAGCGGTTTCAAGATCGCACAGAAGAAGGAACTGCCCAAGCGCCAGCCAAAGAAACGGAAAAGAAAGGGGAAAAACCTCATGAAGATTTATTGAAAAGAATTATCATTGACCAGCCGGTAGGTCTTGGGCCCATTTCTCCCAAAACGCAAGAATTACTTGTGAAATCCGGCGTCAAAATCCAACTCGAAAAAATCGGGCAAGATCCCCAAGCAAAACAATATCAAACTCTTTTGGTTTTTTCTGAAAAATCTCCGCCTGCCAATTATCCTTTTCCCCAAGGGACACGAATGAATTTTTCTACAAAGGATGAGAAGGGTCCCCTTACCCTTACCACCACGGATGAAAAAGGCACTCAAAAGGTTTATTTAGTGACCTCGGATGGATTAACTCTCCCTCCGGCAAAGCCGTCCCCTGCTCCCGCTATTCAGAAGGAGGGAAAACTCTCTAACATCGAAACGAGTCAAGCAGGACCCATAAATATTGATTCCGGTCTTGATTCGGAGATTAAAAATGAAATTACCGATACCGATCTTAATATTTTATCCAAACTCACCTCTTCAACTCCTGAATTTACCACCTCTGCAGATCGCCTTTATCGGTTAGTTGTGCAAGAAGGACACTCAAGAATCTTGTGGAATTCAAAACCTCAAGAAAAAAACATTTGGGGAGATGTCTCCAATGAAAACCTGCATGTTGTTGAGACTCCTCCGGGAACTTACGTCGATTGTACTCTCGTGCCTTCCGGTTCTTACCTTAAAACAAATGAAGGAAATCGCTATTTTAGCTCTCACAATGGGAAAGAATTTGTTTTTGAGGAAAAAGGAAACCTTAAAATCGCAAAATATCCGACCTCTGATCCCACAAGGTCCACGTACTACCGTCTTGAATCCAATGGCGAACTATCTCCTTGCACCAAGAACGGCCAAACCGAGCAAGAATTCAAGAATGCGTCAAAAGAAATACTGGGGACAAGCTATTCCCTTAATGACTTAGCTATAAGTTGCCAAATCGGAGATCAAGATTACGATCTTTTACGTTCCATTATTCTTTTCGCTGAAGATGGCTCTCATTTTAGGATCCGTGAATTTACGCAAAAAGGACACAAAGACTACGATAATATTTCAGAACTTATTCCTCTATTAGATCAGAGAAAAGATTTGGCCCAAACATGGTCTCAATTACCTGTTCGACCGGGAGAAAAAATTCCTGATTTAGGCAAATTTTCCCCTGAAAATTTCTCTTTTATTGCCGATAATATAAATGCACTGGAAAATGTTCCGGGTTTACCGGCCACACAACTTCGTTCAGAAGTGGGAAATGCTTATCTTTGGACCCGATTCACCGAGCCCGCATTGCGCGGAGAACCTATTGATTGGGCTACTGATTTGAGTAAATATGAGGCGCTTATCCAATCCCCCGAAAGAGACTCTCATATCGTTAATACCTTGGCTTATCTTTATCTTGCACGAGCGCAAGCAAGTACATCGCCGGAACGAAAAGCAGCCGATAAACAAAAAGCTATCACCTTACTGGAAAAAGCTCAGACAGAAACACCTTCCCCGAAAGAAAAAGAGGCGCATGAAGCCAATAAAAAATTATTGACTGACCTCAAGGCCGAAAAATCGATCAAAGAATTACTGGATCAAAGAGCTAAAACTCTTCCGGCGCCTGTAAATTAAAGGCGAAATCCCTTCCCTTGAGCTCTTTGTTTGTTTCCCGTATACTCCCTTTACGTCGGGGTGTGGCGCAGTTGGCTAGCGCGCACGCATGGGGTGCGTGAGGTCGGAAGTTCAAGTCTTCTCACCCCGACCAGAAGAAAAAATGCTTCGCATTTTTTCTCTTCTCCCTGCATTTTTCTTTTTTTCATCATTTCTATCGGGGTGTAGCGCAGTTGGCTAGCGCGCCTGGTTTGGGACCAGGAGGTCGGAGGTTCGAGTCCTCTCACCCCGACCAGCAGAAAAAATGTTTTGCATTTTTTCTCTTCTCCCCGCATTTCACTCCCGCAGCGTCGCACCGCGCCGCGAAGGGAGCTGATTTTACTGCGAAACCGAAGCGCGGCATTTTTCTAAAGTTTCTTTATAAGCTCAAGCAGGTTTCTTCAAGATCGGCACTCCAGTCATAATCGTCACTTATTTTATCGCACAACGCCACGTCTGATTTTGCCTTAGCCTCCTCCGCATACACGGAAGCTTGGCATCTTTCGATTTTTTCCTGAGCATTCGGCGCCCCCTCAAAAAGATCGCATAAACTTATGTTGTCGGTTAAGGCGGCAAAACCTTTAGAATACTTATCAAACCCTCCTATGTAAGAATCCAAATAACCGGATTCAACAGCATCGGGACAAGGAAAAACGGTTTTCCCTTCGGTTCTCACATCATATAATTCGTTTTCGCACACCTTGAGCACACAGCCATAATCGTATTCGGTATTACAAAATTTCTTTGAAATATTTTCCATCAGCGTCAGCCCTGTTTTGCATGAATCCGCCCAATAAGCACCATCGGCCTCTTCATCTTCTATTTCATTGATTTTTTCACAAAAAGCCACATCGTTGGTTTCCATGGCTGCGCTTGACAGGCAGTATCTTTGATAATAAGCATCCACTTTTTTCACGCAAATTTCAGGATCGTTTTTTGTAATGGCTTCTTGGGACCAGTTGCCCCAAGCACTGGAGGGGGAAGAGTATAGATAAGTATTTACGACCATGATCGAAATTACGGCAAACACTAATGACAACAAGATGGGCCAACAATACCCCATCGTGAATTCAAGCTTTTTCCCTATTAAACGCCTTAAGATGAAAAATAAAACAAAAGAAGCGATGAATAATCCGGCAACAAGCCCTCCGGAGATCGAAACGATGCTATCAAGGGACCCGTTGATAACGAGGAGAAGCGGAAAAAAGCCGGAAACATTTTCAAGAACATCTAACCCGGCAACCAAAAACACAATAACCGGAAGGATAAAAAGATAAATCAACAAAAGATAAAATAAACTTCGGCCCACTTTTAAAAAGATTTTGTTGGCTTCGCTCATAAGAAAAAAGTATTAAAAAAATTGAACCTTTTAAATTATACATTACTATCAATTCGCGATCAAAATACTATGTAACTTAGTTAGCGAGAGGCGCGAATCTTTTTTCTTGTGATTGCCACCCATGGATTGATTTGCTAAGATCAGTCCGCTTTTATCGGGGTGTAGCGCAGTTGGCTAGCGCGCAGCGTTCGGGACGCTGAGGTCGGAAGTTCAAGTCTTCTCACCCCGACCAGTTATAATTTCCCCAGTTCTCGATCTCCAAAAATACGACTCCCCACGGCCTTGGTTTGGCCTTGGTATTTTCCGTTGTAAGGCGTTTCCGCGGCCTGATCCATTTTGCAAAACACCAACTGACAGATGCGTCGGCCTTTTTGCAATTTGATGGGAAGCGAATTGGCGTTGTACAGCTCTAGCGTAATAGTGCCCTTAAATCCCGGATCCACCCATCCCGCATTTTGGATAAAAAGCCCGATTCGACCAATCGAACTCCTCCCTTCCACAAAAGCGGTGAGGTCATTGGGAAGCTCAATGTATTCTTGCGTGGTAGCTAAAAGAAAAGAATGCGGCGGGATCGTGATCGAATCCCCTTCGATTTCCCGATAAGGGATTTCCGTGTCGAGGGTAATGGACTCCATGTGGGTGTGCTCCATGAGCAAATAATGGCCCCCCAAACGACAATCGATCGAGGCAGGTTGAATGGAATCCTCGGAAAGAGGCTTCACAACGAGGCCCCCTTCCAGGATCATTTTTTTGAGTGTTTTATCGGAAAGAATCATTGAATTTTTTTTAAATTTTACCCACCAAATCAATCCCGGCTTTTAAGGTGGCGGCGCCGGGTTTCCAACTGGCCGGACACACCTCGCCATTGTGCTCCCTTACAAATTGAGCGGCTTGAATTTTTCGCAACAATTCCGCGGCACTGCGACCAATGGTGTTGTCATGGATTTCATAAGCTTTTAAAACGCCTTCCGGATCCATGATAAAGGTTCCGCGGCGAGCCAGTCCCTCCCCTGCCATATACACGCCAAATGTTTTGGCCAGAGTTCCGGTGGGATCCGCCACCATGGGGAATTGCAGTGTTTTAATAGCCGGCGAATGGTCGTGACAGGCTTTGTGCACAAAAACCGTGTCTGTGCTCACGCTGAGAATTTCCACGCCCAGAGCCTTGAATTCCTCATAATGCTGAGCCAGTTCTTGAAGCTCGGTGGGGCAAACGAACGTGAAATCCGCGGGATAAAAGAAAAGCACCAACCATTTTCCTCGATAATCGGAGAGTTTTACTTTACCGAATGCGTCGTTGTGATAGACCTCAAACTCTCCCTCGGGAATGGGAAGGCCGATCTCGACTTTCATTTCTGAATTTTCCATAATGAATGGGATTAAAAGATTGAATTTTGATAGGTTATCATATCACTTTCTTCATTGACCCTACCAGCTCTTTTCAGTATTCTTTGTTTCGTGTTTTAGTATTTAACTTTTCCGTATGGCTCAATCCATCACCGATCTCCGCCGAGGACGCGTTGTGGTTCATGAAGGCGAACCTTGTCTCATTCTTGAAAACAGCTTCATGCGCACCGCGCAACGCAAGCCTGTGATGCGCACCAAATTGCGTGGGCTTATTTCCGGAAAAGTGATTGCAAAAACTTATATTGCCGGTGAAGCCTTTGATTTGGCACAGATTGAAAAAGCAAATGCCCAATTCATGTATAAAGATGCGGATTTCGCTTATTTCATGGACAATACGACCTACGACCAATTCCAATTGTCTCTTTCGATGTTGGGCGACGGGATTCAATATCTCAAAGACGGAGAAGAAGCCATCATCACCAAGTACGAGGACAAGACGATCGGGGTTGAACTCCCTGCCAAAGTGACGTTAAAAGTGATTGAATCCATGCCCGGGGTCCGAGGAGACACGGCCCAAGGAGGAACCAAGCCCGCCACACTGGAAACGGGCCTCGTGGTTCAAGTGCCTTTATTTATCAATGAGGGCGAAATGATTCGCGTGAACACAGATACCGGGGAATATGTGGAACGAGCGCAGAGTTAGCCCAACCTTTTCAATACAAATTTCATATCCGGAGGCGGCGGCGCGGTCACGGTGATGTCTTTTTTGAGGAAAGGATGATAAAAAATCAGGGTTTCGGCGTGGAGGAATTGGCGGCCCATGTGAAAAATGTTGTTGAACCTGCGATTGAAAGGCCGATTGCCGTATTTGATGTCCAGGGCCACGGGATGGCCGATAGACGCGAAGTGCTGGCGAATCTGATGCTTGCGCCCGGTCTTGATTTCCGCTTCCACCAAGGCGCACATGAGCCCCGGAATTTTAAAGATTTGACGCACTTTGTAATACGTTTGGGCGGAAATTTTCTCGGAAGACGTGCGGCCGGGCAATGGTTTGGTGATCACCTCCCCTGTTGGGATGCCCATCACAAGAGCGAGGTACCGCTTATGAGTGGTTGCTTTATGTTGAATCGAGTCGGTTTTTGCCGGACCTTTAAAAATCGCCTCCAATTCATGGCGATCTTTTTTCTGTTTTCCAAAACAAAGAATCCCGGACGTGTCGTAGTCGAGGCGGTGCAACAGATAAGGTTTTCCGTGCTGGGGGTCGATGTTTTCGTTTTGAACTTTTCCCATGACTGTGGAATTCAAAAAAATCCCCGGAGACGGCACGGATGCGATGCGCGGCGGCTTGTTCACGATGAGAAGGTGCTCATCTTGGTACAAGATTGGAATCGGCGGTCTTTTCATGCCAACAGATAAGCATGAAATGCAGAGGGAAGCAAAAAAATCGCTCCCTGAGGAGGCGGCTTAATCTAAAATCGCCGTACCGGTACGGCGAGCTAACCTGAAAAATTATTTTCTTCCCAAAACTTTAAAATTCCACTTCTTTCCACGGTCCTATAACACTATCCCCATAAGTTCTCCCTGGGCGATTTGCTTGTGCCAATATTTCTCCTTCAAATGTGACCAAACCTCTCCATTGGTGATCTTGTGGGACGTGGTCTCTAACAAAGTCAGGATCCG from Candidatus Gracilibacteria bacterium includes the following:
- a CDS encoding RluA family pseudouridine synthase, whose protein sequence is MNKPPRIASVPSPGIFLNSTVMGKVQNENIDPQHGKPYLLHRLDYDTSGILCFGKQKKDRHELEAIFKGPAKTDSIQHKATTHKRYLALVMGIPTGEVITKPLPGRTSSEKISAQTYYKVRQIFKIPGLMCALVEAEIKTGRKHQIRQHFASIGHPVALDIKYGNRPFNRRFNNIFHMGRQFLHAETLIFYHPFLKKDITVTAPPPPDMKFVLKRLG